In a single window of the Vibrio celticus genome:
- a CDS encoding aldo/keto reductase, with protein sequence MEYSKLGSSQIPVSRICLGSMTWGLQNTQQQADQQIEYALSQGINFIDTAEMYAVPPSPDTYGKTEAIIGNWLSRNPQRRQELIIASKIAGPGLPWVRDGGPITGEAVIAAVDASLKRLQTDYIDLYQLHWPNRTTPHFGKHFPNHIRFSDIDRKQHEAEMLEILKALASCIKAGKIRHVGLSDDSTWGINTYLKLSEKHDLPRMVSIQNEFSLLHAKDWPYLIENCVHEDVAYLPWSPLAAGMLSGKYIDGARPEGSRWTYMQRKGIFRDTESANEAVKGYVEVAHAHGFTPSQLALAWCNQVDGVTSTIIGATTMEQLKENVAAFSKPLSEEILTDINTVFKRYPAPY encoded by the coding sequence ATGGAATATTCAAAACTAGGAAGTAGTCAAATTCCCGTTTCCCGTATCTGCCTTGGTAGCATGACTTGGGGGCTACAAAATACGCAACAGCAAGCCGACCAACAGATCGAATACGCATTAAGCCAAGGTATTAACTTTATCGATACTGCAGAGATGTACGCGGTTCCACCTTCTCCAGATACCTACGGAAAAACAGAAGCGATCATTGGTAACTGGTTATCGCGTAACCCACAGCGTCGACAAGAGTTGATCATTGCGAGCAAAATTGCCGGGCCTGGGCTTCCTTGGGTTCGAGATGGTGGCCCGATAACGGGTGAAGCCGTGATCGCCGCGGTTGATGCATCATTAAAACGCCTACAAACTGACTATATCGACCTTTACCAACTTCATTGGCCAAATCGCACAACGCCTCACTTTGGTAAGCATTTCCCGAATCACATTCGATTCAGTGATATTGACCGAAAGCAGCATGAAGCTGAGATGTTGGAAATCCTAAAAGCACTGGCAAGCTGCATTAAGGCGGGTAAAATTCGCCATGTCGGGCTTTCAGATGATTCTACTTGGGGCATTAACACATACCTCAAGCTGAGCGAGAAACACGATTTGCCACGTATGGTTTCGATCCAGAATGAATTTAGCCTACTGCACGCAAAAGACTGGCCATATTTGATTGAAAACTGTGTGCATGAAGATGTCGCTTACCTGCCATGGTCGCCTTTAGCTGCAGGCATGTTGAGTGGAAAGTACATCGATGGCGCAAGACCGGAAGGCAGCCGTTGGACTTACATGCAACGTAAAGGCATCTTCCGTGACACTGAATCTGCCAACGAAGCGGTTAAAGGCTATGTTGAAGTGGCTCATGCTCACGGGTTCACTCCAAGCCAACTGGCATTAGCTTGGTGTAATCAAGTTGATGGGGTGACGTCCACCATCATTGGTGCTACCACCATGGAGCAGCTAAAAGAGAACGTAGCCGCTTTCAGTAAACCGTTATCAGAAGAGATCCTGACTGATATCAACACGGTCTTTAAGCGCTATCCTGCTCCGTATTAG